TAATTTATCATTGTATAGAGGAAAATGTTCCAGAAAATTCCCCATTTTGCGAATGGAATGGATTTGTCAATGGCAAAAAGGTCCCCATAGGCACCTACCCTGTCATTGTCAAATATAAAAGCCAGGACCAAAACCTAGAACAAACCATCAAAAAAGCTATTGTAGTAGTAGAATAAACGCA
This is a stretch of genomic DNA from Echinicola jeungdonensis. It encodes these proteins:
- a CDS encoding gliding motility-associated C-terminal domain-containing protein; its protein translation is MIYNRWGELIYHCIEENVPENSPFCEWNGFVNGKKVPIGTYPVIVKYKSQDQNLEQTIKKAIVVVE